The following are encoded in a window of Roseimaritima ulvae genomic DNA:
- a CDS encoding MaoC family dehydratase — protein MTLFFEDLKVGDRWTSLSRRVEREDVVDFADLTGDHDPLHEGGGESGESPFGRPVVHGLLGLSVMAGLSSDSPAVKTLALVRIGEWRFERPVYFGDSVHVLTEVAELNAYGRRAGRVIWHRSLVNQHGQTVQSGTLETLVALRSRYAKHAARDKHAAHAEDKSAIEPVIEQAAASRLQSTLQPIAHRKP, from the coding sequence ATGACACTCTTTTTCGAAGACCTGAAAGTTGGAGATCGCTGGACGAGTCTGTCGCGGCGGGTCGAGCGTGAGGACGTGGTCGACTTTGCCGATCTGACGGGCGACCACGATCCGCTGCACGAGGGGGGCGGGGAATCGGGTGAGTCGCCGTTCGGGCGTCCCGTGGTCCATGGTCTGCTGGGTTTGTCGGTGATGGCGGGTTTGTCGAGCGACAGTCCGGCCGTCAAAACCTTAGCTCTGGTGCGGATCGGCGAGTGGCGATTCGAGCGGCCTGTTTACTTTGGCGACAGCGTTCATGTGTTGACCGAGGTGGCGGAGTTGAACGCGTATGGTCGCCGCGCGGGGCGTGTGATCTGGCATCGCAGCCTCGTCAATCAGCATGGGCAGACGGTGCAGAGCGGCACGCTGGAGACGCTGGTCGCGCTGCGGTCCCGCTACGCCAAACACGCCGCGCGGGATAAACACGCAGCCCATGCGGAAGACAAGTCGGCGATTGAGCCAGTCATCGAGCAGGCCGCGGCGTCACGGCTGCAGTCGACGCTGCAGCCAATCGCTCATCGAAAACCGTAG
- a CDS encoding secretin N-terminal domain-containing protein, with protein MDGVWPTQLIAQRPGGRCRLPTERRIPTGPMYRCVSTAIALLWLCLASGGLVTCRAQTLSPANIPAPANTANVDKHQDVDVEAILATRGSVTFRQSPLAEVIFSISDVWRVNIVAGQEVDGQVSGNFRNVPLSEVLDAVLSANRYAYKQVGSSLVIMSVDQVGQDDATFISKVIALPSGLGDSDEIIDAARLLIGPRGEIRPISQAGHVLVLGPSERVIRVQELFNDLARGLSSTPPDLPPLLQSATDTDAASPLVERVPAVPVEATTPRSSDPLLAYFTPQFTDAEQLIEALTGAMDPSTIISLFAEENRIIVRGDERQLQLASQIVRQLDRPRPQVRITALIYDVGLDEIANLGIDWSHGKSDGSLTSTVGTGLMTAAADGGVLEGTNIALNLIKDSCDIGVVLNLLNSCEGAKLLADPTVTVADRKDASMKIVQKIPVTTIGQLGDSAATFSSVEFEEAGIILTVVPRISRDGTVQLTVQTEFSVLTGNLNGQPIIDTRTANTSVRVANGQSFVLGGLRQKSVTETVRGVPYLKELKHFGKWFRSHETDVVESELIVFIKPEIVGPYNNSTPREDQALCISNLQLDRIAVADTRSFVPCCSDPYCPNHHPRPRVNGGGSAQLALIGGFGIETLPSGVPMDAEVLPQRQEQRFEPQASEPFYQTASDPQVKDWDAPVRVR; from the coding sequence ATGGATGGCGTATGGCCCACACAACTGATCGCTCAGCGCCCCGGCGGACGCTGTCGTCTCCCCACGGAGCGACGTATTCCGACCGGGCCGATGTACCGGTGCGTCAGCACGGCGATCGCTCTGCTGTGGCTGTGCCTGGCCAGCGGTGGTCTGGTCACCTGCAGGGCGCAAACGCTGTCCCCAGCCAACATCCCAGCCCCGGCCAACACCGCCAACGTAGACAAACACCAAGACGTGGACGTGGAGGCGATCCTGGCCACCCGCGGCAGCGTGACGTTCCGTCAAAGCCCGTTGGCCGAAGTCATCTTTTCGATCAGTGATGTGTGGCGTGTCAACATCGTGGCCGGTCAGGAAGTGGACGGCCAGGTCTCGGGCAACTTTCGCAACGTTCCACTGTCGGAAGTTCTAGACGCCGTGCTCTCGGCCAATCGCTATGCGTATAAACAAGTCGGCAGCAGCTTGGTGATCATGTCGGTCGATCAAGTAGGGCAGGATGACGCCACGTTTATTTCCAAAGTCATCGCCTTGCCGAGCGGGCTGGGCGACTCCGATGAGATTATCGATGCGGCGCGGTTGCTGATCGGACCGCGAGGAGAAATTCGCCCGATCTCGCAAGCCGGCCACGTCCTGGTGCTCGGCCCCAGCGAACGAGTCATCCGGGTGCAGGAATTATTCAACGATCTGGCTCGAGGCCTGTCGTCAACGCCGCCCGATCTGCCGCCGCTGCTGCAGTCCGCCACCGATACGGACGCTGCGTCCCCGCTGGTGGAACGGGTTCCCGCCGTTCCTGTCGAAGCCACCACGCCGCGTTCGAGCGATCCGCTGCTGGCGTATTTCACGCCTCAGTTCACCGACGCCGAACAATTGATCGAAGCGCTCACCGGAGCCATGGATCCGTCGACCATCATCAGCTTGTTCGCCGAAGAAAATCGGATCATCGTCCGCGGCGACGAGCGACAACTGCAACTGGCTTCGCAAATCGTCCGACAACTCGATCGGCCGCGGCCCCAGGTTCGCATCACCGCCTTGATCTATGACGTCGGCCTGGATGAGATCGCCAACCTGGGCATCGATTGGTCGCATGGCAAAAGCGACGGTAGTCTGACCAGCACGGTCGGCACCGGGCTGATGACGGCGGCCGCAGACGGCGGTGTGCTGGAAGGCACCAACATTGCCTTGAACCTGATCAAGGACAGCTGTGACATCGGCGTCGTACTGAATCTGTTGAACTCCTGCGAGGGCGCTAAACTGCTGGCCGACCCCACGGTCACGGTCGCCGACCGCAAAGACGCGTCGATGAAAATTGTGCAGAAGATTCCCGTCACCACCATCGGACAACTTGGGGATTCGGCCGCCACGTTTTCTTCTGTCGAATTTGAAGAAGCCGGCATCATCTTGACCGTCGTGCCTCGCATCAGTCGCGACGGCACGGTACAGCTGACGGTGCAAACCGAGTTTAGCGTGCTGACCGGCAACTTAAACGGGCAACCGATCATCGATACGCGTACCGCCAATACCAGTGTTCGCGTGGCCAACGGTCAATCCTTCGTCCTGGGCGGACTGCGGCAGAAAAGCGTTACTGAAACGGTTCGCGGCGTGCCCTATCTGAAAGAGCTGAAACACTTTGGCAAATGGTTTCGCAGCCACGAAACCGATGTTGTGGAAAGCGAATTGATTGTGTTCATCAAACCCGAAATAGTGGGTCCCTATAACAATTCCACGCCCCGCGAAGACCAAGCGCTGTGTATCAGCAATCTGCAACTCGACCGCATCGCCGTGGCCGACACACGCTCTTTTGTGCCTTGCTGCTCGGACCCCTATTGCCCCAACCACCATCCTCGGCCACGGGTCAACGGCGGCGGTTCGGCACAGCTGGCACTGATCGGCGGATTTGGGATCGAAACCTTGCCGAGCGGCGTGCCGATGGACGCGGAGGTATTGCCGCAACGTCAAGAACAACGCTTCGAACCCCAAGCCAGCGAACCTTTCTATCAAACCGCAAGCGACCCGCAAGTAAAAGACTGGGACGCCCCCGTGCGAGTCCGCTAA
- the sthA gene encoding Si-specific NAD(P)(+) transhydrogenase, with amino-acid sequence MNDSQNDTPHDDSAPCVSSNGSGTAHDFNLLVIGSGPGGEGAAMQAAKGGYRVAVAEKHPLIGGGCTHWGTIPSKALRYAITSTMTTLNNPMFRQWGLRFSPSMKQLKQGTQAIIAKQVNMRQSFYERNNVPILRGEARFVDDHTIDVDGQRYTADHFVIATGSRPYRPPNVDFDHPCIFDSDTILDLDTKPHSITVYGAGVIGVEYAAMFRNLGIKINLVNTRDKLLEFLDDEIIDALSYHLRDQGVIIRHNEEFESLDGCEGDSGAVMTLKSGKRLKTDIVLWANGRQGNTDTLGLETVGLEPNSRGQLVVDDQFQTARDHIYAVGDVIGYPSLASAAYTQGRAASMHMLGRKDGNLRLNDIPTGIYTSPEISSVGKTERELTAARVPYEVGQSNFKSLARAQITGRTVGILKLLFHRDTKELLGVHCFGANASEIIHIGQAVMNQPAPNNTIEYFVETTFNYPTMAEAYRVAALNGYNRLF; translated from the coding sequence ATGAATGACTCCCAAAACGACACGCCCCACGATGACTCGGCTCCCTGCGTCTCCTCAAACGGCAGCGGCACGGCGCACGATTTCAACCTCCTTGTAATCGGCTCGGGCCCCGGCGGCGAAGGCGCTGCGATGCAAGCCGCCAAGGGTGGCTATCGCGTCGCGGTCGCGGAGAAGCACCCCTTGATCGGCGGTGGCTGCACGCACTGGGGGACGATCCCCAGCAAGGCGTTGCGGTATGCGATCACGTCTACCATGACAACGCTAAACAATCCGATGTTCCGCCAGTGGGGCCTGCGTTTCAGCCCCTCGATGAAGCAGCTGAAACAGGGCACCCAGGCGATCATCGCCAAACAGGTCAACATGCGGCAGAGTTTCTACGAGCGGAACAATGTGCCCATCCTCCGCGGCGAGGCGCGTTTTGTGGATGACCACACCATCGACGTGGACGGCCAGCGCTACACGGCCGACCACTTTGTCATCGCCACCGGCTCGCGTCCCTATCGCCCGCCCAATGTGGACTTCGATCATCCCTGCATCTTCGATAGCGACACGATCCTAGATCTGGATACCAAACCGCACTCGATCACGGTCTATGGGGCCGGCGTGATCGGTGTGGAATACGCGGCGATGTTTCGCAACCTGGGCATCAAAATCAATCTGGTCAACACCCGCGACAAACTGCTGGAATTCCTGGACGACGAAATCATCGATGCCCTGTCGTACCACCTCCGCGATCAGGGCGTGATCATCCGCCACAACGAAGAGTTCGAATCGTTGGACGGTTGTGAGGGCGACAGCGGTGCCGTGATGACGCTGAAAAGCGGCAAGCGACTGAAGACCGACATCGTGCTGTGGGCCAATGGCCGCCAAGGCAATACCGACACCCTGGGCCTCGAGACGGTCGGCTTGGAGCCCAATTCACGAGGCCAGTTGGTCGTCGACGATCAATTCCAAACCGCTCGCGACCATATCTACGCGGTAGGCGACGTGATCGGTTACCCGTCTTTGGCCAGCGCGGCGTATACCCAAGGCCGGGCGGCGTCGATGCACATGCTGGGGCGCAAAGACGGCAACCTGCGGTTGAACGACATCCCCACCGGGATCTACACCAGCCCCGAAATCAGCTCGGTCGGCAAAACCGAACGTGAACTAACCGCCGCCCGCGTGCCCTACGAAGTCGGCCAAAGCAACTTCAAGAGCCTGGCACGTGCTCAGATCACCGGACGCACCGTGGGCATTTTGAAACTGTTGTTTCATCGCGACACCAAAGAACTTCTGGGCGTGCACTGCTTCGGCGCGAACGCTTCGGAAATCATCCACATCGGGCAAGCCGTCATGAACCAACCGGCCCCGAACAACACCATCGAGTACTTCGTCGAGACCACGTTTAACTACCCCACGATGGCCGAAGCCTACCGCGTGGCCGCGCTGAACGGCTACAACCGCCTGTTCTAA
- a CDS encoding DUF1559 domain-containing protein — MNHPLRLFAHTLCALTITCSVASAQQPGTTASEAPQRTYLSNEYIPSDAMLAVFGSPKDILSAPELEIVPVEILQAQMLQEIGVDPMHIEHVTIVAGVPGPSGPPAGAVIKLTQDYDISDLNQRMFLDTEPQDVGGREVYVINGPPGTVLFRRDARTFVIGIGGYLEFMLDANNEDGQLPQLVTKIPDQGGLTAVAVMEPVRPMLTGMLKQNAGPMPPPLQGLVRLPELTNAVLVNLQPRGLMDAQMMVVALCTDDTAAADMEKILNQAIDFGRDQFRQEMTRNADSEDPIQQATVQYFKRISTTFSDMLRPTRTGNRLTIRTKGNMASTGVLVGIMLPAVQAARGAARRMSAVNNMKQLGLAMHNHHAAFNQLPDTAIRDENGKPLLSWRVKVLPFIEEQALYEQFHLDEPWDSEHNIQLLDKMPQTYDHPALPLPPGQTVFQLPVGEGLMFDGKKATSFRNILDGLSNTIMIVEADEASAVPWTKPVDAEIDLTDPAANLSRRNGGGFLTTLGDGAVRDVPPLNAERLKALFTRDGGEVIEGF, encoded by the coding sequence ATGAACCATCCTCTGCGGCTGTTCGCGCATACGCTGTGTGCTTTGACAATCACCTGTTCGGTCGCGTCGGCACAACAGCCGGGCACCACCGCCTCCGAAGCTCCTCAACGAACCTACCTGTCGAACGAATACATCCCCAGCGATGCCATGCTGGCGGTGTTTGGTTCGCCCAAAGACATCCTCTCGGCGCCCGAGCTGGAAATTGTTCCCGTCGAAATCTTGCAAGCCCAGATGCTGCAAGAGATCGGGGTCGATCCCATGCACATCGAACATGTGACTATCGTGGCTGGCGTGCCGGGCCCCAGCGGCCCTCCCGCCGGAGCCGTGATCAAGCTGACGCAAGACTACGACATCAGCGACCTGAACCAGCGGATGTTTTTGGACACCGAACCACAGGACGTCGGCGGTCGCGAGGTTTATGTGATCAATGGTCCTCCCGGAACCGTGCTGTTCCGCCGCGACGCCAGAACGTTTGTGATCGGCATCGGGGGCTACCTGGAATTCATGCTGGACGCCAACAACGAAGACGGACAATTGCCCCAATTGGTCACCAAGATCCCTGATCAGGGTGGCCTCACCGCCGTGGCCGTGATGGAACCGGTACGCCCCATGCTGACAGGCATGTTGAAACAAAACGCCGGCCCAATGCCCCCTCCGCTGCAAGGCTTGGTACGGCTTCCAGAATTGACCAATGCCGTCCTGGTAAACCTCCAACCGCGAGGCTTGATGGACGCTCAAATGATGGTCGTGGCGCTGTGCACCGACGACACCGCCGCGGCCGATATGGAAAAGATTTTGAACCAAGCGATCGATTTCGGACGCGATCAATTTCGCCAAGAAATGACCCGTAACGCGGACAGCGAAGATCCCATCCAACAGGCAACCGTCCAATATTTCAAACGCATTTCCACCACGTTCAGCGATATGCTGCGCCCCACCCGAACCGGCAACCGGTTGACCATCCGCACCAAAGGCAATATGGCATCGACCGGCGTGCTGGTGGGCATCATGCTGCCCGCCGTGCAAGCTGCTCGCGGCGCCGCTCGACGGATGTCGGCCGTAAACAACATGAAACAGTTGGGCCTGGCGATGCACAATCACCACGCTGCCTTTAACCAACTTCCCGATACAGCGATCCGCGATGAAAACGGCAAACCGCTGCTCAGCTGGCGAGTTAAAGTTTTGCCCTTCATCGAAGAGCAGGCGTTATACGAGCAGTTTCACTTGGACGAACCTTGGGACAGCGAACACAACATCCAACTGCTCGACAAAATGCCTCAGACCTACGACCACCCTGCCCTGCCCCTGCCACCCGGACAAACGGTGTTTCAATTGCCGGTCGGAGAGGGACTGATGTTTGATGGCAAGAAAGCAACAAGTTTCCGCAACATCCTCGATGGTCTGAGCAACACGATCATGATCGTTGAAGCCGACGAAGCCTCCGCCGTGCCGTGGACGAAACCCGTGGACGCCGAAATCGACCTGACCGATCCGGCGGCCAATCTATCCAGACGAAACGGTGGTGGATTCTTGACAACCCTCGGCGACGGCGCGGTCCGTGATGTCCCGCCACTGAATGCCGAACGCCTAAAAGCACTATTCACCCGCGACGGCGGTGAAGTTATCGAAGGGTTTTAA
- a CDS encoding carbon-nitrogen hydrolase family protein encodes MRIAAVQMDVYLGQLQDNMRRVVQRVAEAAEAGAELVVLPECVLTGYCFESRAEAEPVAVDLADPVWQPLQEELRHRQVYASLGFLESTAEGRLYNASALWGPEGVVGSYRKIHLPQLGVDRFVDRGDRPYQTLSAGPARVGLAICYDSSFPEPMRVLGLAGADIIALSTNWPVAAARTAELVPPARSMENHLFFVAANRVGQERSFQFYGRSSICGPDGVELARAADDRELILYADVDLQQARQKRIERTAGAHVIDRFADRRPEFYGPVVSDD; translated from the coding sequence ATGCGTATCGCCGCTGTTCAGATGGACGTTTACTTAGGGCAATTGCAAGACAATATGCGCCGCGTCGTCCAACGTGTGGCCGAAGCCGCCGAAGCAGGTGCGGAATTGGTCGTGCTGCCGGAATGTGTGCTGACCGGATACTGCTTTGAAAGCCGTGCCGAAGCGGAACCGGTGGCGGTCGACCTGGCCGATCCCGTGTGGCAACCCCTGCAGGAAGAATTGCGTCATCGCCAGGTGTATGCCTCGTTGGGGTTTTTGGAATCCACCGCCGAGGGGCGACTGTATAATGCCAGCGCGCTGTGGGGGCCCGAGGGCGTGGTCGGCAGTTACCGCAAGATTCACCTGCCGCAGTTGGGCGTGGATCGATTCGTCGATCGCGGCGACCGCCCCTACCAAACTCTGTCCGCCGGGCCCGCGCGGGTGGGGCTGGCGATTTGTTATGACAGCTCGTTTCCCGAACCGATGCGGGTGCTGGGACTTGCCGGCGCCGATATCATCGCCTTATCTACCAACTGGCCGGTCGCGGCGGCCCGCACGGCGGAACTCGTTCCCCCGGCACGCAGCATGGAAAACCATTTGTTTTTTGTCGCAGCCAATCGCGTGGGCCAGGAACGCAGCTTTCAATTCTATGGTCGCAGCAGTATCTGCGGCCCCGACGGGGTGGAATTGGCCCGAGCGGCCGATGATCGGGAATTGATCCTGTATGCCGACGTCGATCTGCAGCAGGCTCGCCAAAAACGCATCGAACGCACCGCGGGGGCTCATGTGATCGACCGTTTTGCCGATCGGCGGCCCGAATTTTATGGCCCAGTTGTCTCGGATGACTAG
- a CDS encoding ThuA domain-containing protein, with product MSPLRLLPALGLSSVLLLGMGVAFAQDPADPWQQKKAKLFKPLSDAVQAAIETAVPPRSSVKAKQPRRVLVFYRCEGFVHRSIPHANLAVQMMGRKTDAFTADLADTYDVFTPENLQQYDCILLNNTTHMQFPKAEQEAAFLDFIAQGKGLAGFHAASDNFGKHPKCRAMVGGQFAGHPWGAGGTWAFKLDDPQHVLNQAFDGKGFWHSDEIYQYNPDTYEGPQVLRLLVSLDMAKQEVAKRINDGPREVPVSWIRTAGKGRVFYTNFGHREDTFENPVILQHMLDGIQYALGDLEADATPTADAPTKQPAAAPEKP from the coding sequence ATGTCCCCTCTGCGTTTGCTGCCTGCCCTCGGACTATCCTCCGTCCTGCTGCTCGGCATGGGCGTCGCGTTTGCCCAAGATCCCGCGGATCCGTGGCAGCAGAAGAAGGCGAAACTTTTCAAACCGCTGTCCGACGCCGTTCAGGCCGCGATCGAAACCGCCGTCCCGCCTCGCAGCAGCGTCAAAGCCAAACAGCCACGACGCGTCCTGGTGTTCTATCGCTGCGAAGGCTTCGTCCACCGCTCCATCCCTCACGCCAACTTGGCCGTGCAGATGATGGGCCGCAAGACCGACGCCTTTACCGCCGACCTGGCCGACACCTACGACGTCTTTACTCCCGAAAACCTGCAGCAATACGACTGCATTCTGCTGAACAACACGACGCACATGCAGTTCCCAAAGGCGGAGCAGGAAGCCGCCTTCCTGGACTTCATCGCTCAGGGCAAAGGCTTGGCGGGATTCCACGCCGCCAGCGACAACTTCGGCAAGCACCCCAAATGTCGAGCCATGGTGGGAGGCCAGTTTGCCGGACACCCCTGGGGCGCCGGCGGCACCTGGGCATTCAAACTGGACGATCCGCAGCATGTCCTCAATCAAGCTTTTGACGGAAAAGGATTTTGGCACAGCGACGAAATCTACCAATACAACCCCGACACCTATGAAGGCCCTCAAGTCCTGCGGCTGCTGGTCAGCCTGGACATGGCCAAACAGGAAGTCGCCAAGCGGATCAACGACGGGCCTCGCGAAGTCCCCGTGTCTTGGATCCGCACGGCCGGCAAAGGCCGCGTGTTCTACACCAACTTTGGCCACCGCGAAGACACCTTCGAAAACCCCGTGATCCTGCAGCACATGCTCGATGGCATCCAGTACGCGCTCGGCGACCTGGAAGCCGACGCCACGCCCACGGCCGACGCGCCCACCAAGCAACCCGCGGCGGCGCCGGAAAAGCCCTAG
- a CDS encoding prepilin-type N-terminal cleavage/methylation domain-containing protein, translating to MSSRKPRKGFSLLEIIAAVIILAVVAAATVATVAPMRQKADDKMSIQELATLNSLANTYFIEYGTFPTSIGSLRTSGYIAYTTPEDKTRYNQLNKKYAYDRATGTFSKR from the coding sequence ATGTCGAGTCGTAAACCACGCAAGGGATTCTCACTGCTTGAAATTATCGCTGCCGTGATCATTTTGGCAGTCGTAGCCGCAGCCACGGTCGCTACCGTGGCCCCCATGCGTCAGAAGGCGGACGACAAGATGTCGATTCAAGAGCTGGCAACGCTGAACAGTCTGGCGAACACGTACTTCATCGAGTACGGCACGTTCCCGACCAGCATCGGTTCGTTGCGGACTTCGGGCTACATCGCTTACACGACGCCCGAAGATAAAACCCGCTACAACCAGCTGAACAAGAAATACGCTTACGATCGCGCCACCGGCACGTTCAGCAAGCGATAA
- a CDS encoding type IV pilus modification PilV family protein — protein MHSHSRTGFSLIEVIICVGLVGIMLMPLASMMKASAHAWQDAEAEGGADARLRSSARWAHDTLLRCDGIVDTGKHWIEFQRSGATWRMEIIGGQLRMRAGTQDILIADQVTDLEVAVSRHSATNVILAVDFQLIGNAVGAAAAPQVNTTVTLDPLKQL, from the coding sequence ATGCATTCCCATTCCCGAACCGGCTTCAGCTTGATCGAAGTCATCATCTGCGTGGGGTTGGTCGGCATCATGCTGATGCCGCTGGCGTCGATGATGAAAGCTTCCGCGCACGCTTGGCAGGATGCGGAAGCCGAAGGCGGCGCGGACGCCCGCCTGCGGTCTTCGGCGCGGTGGGCGCATGACACGCTGCTGCGCTGCGACGGGATTGTCGATACTGGCAAGCACTGGATCGAATTCCAGCGTTCGGGCGCGACTTGGCGAATGGAGATCATCGGCGGGCAACTGCGAATGCGAGCGGGTACGCAAGACATCTTGATCGCCGACCAAGTGACCGACCTCGAAGTCGCCGTCAGCCGGCACTCCGCCACCAACGTAATCCTGGCCGTCGATTTCCAGTTGATCGGCAACGCGGTGGGCGCCGCCGCGGCGCCGCAGGTCAACACAACCGTGACGCTCGACCCTCTCAAACAGCTCTAA
- a CDS encoding pilus assembly FimT family protein — translation MTGLPRRGVTLLEAVLAVVILSVAMLATSLVIGPSFQASTTTRISASDAAGLLRLARQHAIAKQAFVDVELIGSRSRQRIVVTVAPNSFDPGTQSSWPVEPTSQITGGPAKIRFAPTGDADISLHWTVSSGDARREIRVQTAGGVIQAS, via the coding sequence ATGACCGGCCTGCCACGCCGCGGCGTCACGCTGCTCGAAGCCGTCCTGGCCGTCGTCATCCTGTCGGTCGCCATGCTGGCCACTTCCCTGGTCATCGGTCCGTCCTTTCAGGCATCGACGACGACGCGGATCTCGGCCTCCGACGCCGCCGGTCTGCTGCGACTGGCTCGCCAACACGCGATCGCCAAACAAGCCTTCGTGGATGTGGAACTAATCGGCAGCCGATCTCGACAACGGATCGTGGTGACGGTAGCCCCGAATTCTTTTGATCCAGGCACCCAAAGCTCATGGCCGGTCGAACCCACCTCGCAGATCACAGGCGGGCCCGCAAAGATCCGGTTTGCGCCCACCGGCGACGCCGACATCAGCTTGCACTGGACGGTCTCCAGTGGCGACGCCCGCCGCGAGATCCGCGTCCAAACGGCCGGTGGGGTGATCCAGGCCTCCTAA